The Primulina tabacum isolate GXHZ01 chromosome 7, ASM2559414v2, whole genome shotgun sequence genome includes a window with the following:
- the LOC142551605 gene encoding mitogen-activated protein kinase homolog NTF3 produces the protein MATPVEPPNGVRSRGKHYYSMWQTLFEIDTKYVPIKPIGRGAYGIVCSSVNRETNEKVAIKKIHNAFENRIDALRTLRELKLLRHLRHENVIALKDVMLPIHKGSFKDVYLVYELMDTDLHQIIKSSQTLTNDHCQYFLFQLLRGLKYLHSANILHRDLKPGNLLINANCDLRICDFGLARTNGGKDQFMTEYVVTRWYRAPELLLCCDNYGTSIDVWSVGCIFAELLGRKPVFPGTECLNQLKLIINILGSQQEDDLKFIDNPKAKKYIKSLPFSMGTPFSHLYPQAHPLAIDLLQKMLVFDPSKRIGVTEALQHPYMSPLYDPRCDPPAQVPINLDIDEDLGEAMIRELMWMEILNYHPEAPAVDMEITVQP, from the exons ATGGCAACTCCAGTGGAACCTCCAAATGGCGTTAGATCTCGAGGGAAACATTATTACTCAATGTGGCAAACACTTTTCGAAATCGATACTAAATACGTGCCGATCAAGCCTATTGGTCGAGGGGCGTATGGCATAGTGTGTTCTTCTGTCAACAGGGAAACTAATGAAAAGGTTGCAATCAAGAAGATACATAATGCCTTTGAGAATCGTATTGATGCACTCAGAACCTTGCGCGAACTGAAGCTTCTCCGGCATCTTAGACATGAAAATGTGATAGCTCTCAAAGATGTCATGCTGCCTATACACAAGGGAAGTTTCAAGGACGTTTACTTGGTTTACGAGCTTATGGATACTGATTTGCATCAGATAATCAAGTCCTCTCAGACACTTACAAATGATCATTGCCAGTATTTCCTCTTCCAG TTACTTAGAGGTCTGAAATATCTACACTCGGCAAACATTCTTCATCGTGATTTAAAGCCAGGGAACCTACTGATTAATGCAAACTGTGATCTGAGAATATGTGATTTCGGGCTCGCACGCACAAACGGCGGCAAAGATCAGTTCATGACAGAATATGTGGTGACTCGCTGGTACCGTGCCCCGGAGCTCCTTCTCTGCTGTGACAACTACGGCACATCCATTGATGTGTGGTCCGTTGGTTGCATCTTTGCAGAGCTTCTCGGTAGGAAGCCCGTTTTTCCAGGTACCGAATGCCTTAACCAGCTTAAATTAATTATCAACATACTCGGTAGTCAACAGGAAGATGATCTCAAGTTCATTGACAATCCAAAGGCGAAAAAGTACATCAAATCTCTTCCATTCTCCATGGGAACTCCGTTTTCTCACCTTTACCCTCAAGCCCATCCTTTAGCTATTGATCTTTTGCAAAAGATGCTTGTCTTCGACCCTTCAAAGAGGATTGGTGTAACCGAAGCACTTCAACACCCGTACATGTCTCCCTTGTACGATCCAAGATGCGACCCTCCGGCGCAAGTCCCCATCAATCTTGACATTGATGAGGATTTAGGGGAAGCGATGATTAGGGAATTGATGTGGATGGAAATACTAAACTACCATCCTGAAGCCCCTGCGGTCGATATGGAAATCACCGTCCAACCTTAA